The Streptomyces laurentii genome contains a region encoding:
- a CDS encoding exopolyphosphatase (Ppx/GppA phosphatase family; pfam02541;~exopolyphosphatase [Streptomyces cattleya NRRL 8057 = DSM46488];~exopolyphosphatase; TIGR03706;~identified by MetaGeneAnnotator; putative) codes for MTRVAGIDCGTNSIRLLVADVHPETGELIELDRRMTIVRLGQGVDRTGRLAPEALERTFAACREYAAVVKELGAERLRFVATSASRDAENRDEFVRGVVGILGVEPEVITGDQEAEFSFTGATGELPGDDRRLVVDIGGGSTEFVVGVRHVEAARSVDIGCVRLTERHVRHDPPTADEIAAIRADVRAAMDLAAENVPLTEAGTLVGLAGSVTTVAAIALGLPEYDSTKVHHSRISRAQVDEVVARLLGSTHDERAAIPVIHPGRVDVIVAGALVLAEIMERTGATEVVVSEHDILDGIALSVA; via the coding sequence ATGACCCGGGTCGCCGGCATCGACTGCGGTACGAACTCCATCCGCCTCCTCGTCGCGGACGTCCACCCGGAGACGGGCGAGCTGATCGAGCTGGACCGGCGGATGACGATCGTCCGGCTCGGCCAGGGCGTCGACCGGACGGGCCGGCTCGCGCCCGAGGCGCTGGAGCGGACCTTCGCCGCGTGCCGCGAGTACGCGGCGGTCGTCAAGGAGCTGGGCGCCGAGCGGCTCCGTTTCGTGGCCACCTCCGCCTCGCGCGACGCCGAGAACCGGGACGAGTTCGTCCGCGGCGTCGTCGGGATCCTGGGTGTCGAGCCCGAGGTCATCACCGGCGACCAGGAGGCCGAGTTCTCCTTCACCGGCGCCACCGGCGAGCTGCCCGGCGACGACCGGCGGCTGGTCGTGGACATCGGCGGCGGCTCCACCGAGTTCGTGGTCGGCGTCCGGCACGTGGAGGCCGCCCGGTCCGTGGACATCGGCTGCGTACGCCTGACCGAACGGCATGTGCGCCACGACCCGCCGACCGCCGACGAGATCGCGGCGATCCGCGCCGACGTCCGGGCCGCGATGGACCTGGCCGCCGAGAACGTGCCGCTGACGGAGGCCGGGACGCTGGTCGGCCTGGCCGGCTCGGTCACCACGGTCGCCGCGATCGCGCTGGGCCTCCCGGAGTACGACTCCACCAAGGTCCACCACTCCCGGATCTCCCGGGCCCAGGTGGACGAGGTGGTCGCCCGGCTGCTCGGCTCCACCCACGACGAGCGCGCCGCCATCCCGGTCATCCACCCGGGCCGGGTCGACGTGATCGTCGCGGGCGCGCTGGTCCTCGCCGAGATCATGGAGCGCACCGGCGCCACCGAGGTCGTCGTCAGCGAGCACGACATCCTCGACGGGATCGCGCTCTCCGTGGCGTGA
- a CDS encoding ppx/gppA phosphatase (Protein of unknown function (DUF501); cl00652;~identified by MetaGeneAnnotator; putative;~ppx/GppA phosphatase [Streptomyces sp. C]): MDTPPPQTERTEPTALDVAAFEAQLGRPPRGLRAIAHRCPCGNPDVVETAPRLPDGTPFPTTYYLTCPRAASAIGTLEANGVMKEMQARLATDPELAAAYRAAHEDYIARRDAIEVLEGFPSAGGMPDRVKCLHVLVGHALVAGPGVNPFGDEALAMLPEWWAKGPCVTPCAEKAEGSGTAGQGEQAEAPKGSAE; encoded by the coding sequence ATGGACACGCCCCCTCCGCAGACCGAACGCACCGAGCCCACCGCCCTGGACGTCGCCGCCTTCGAGGCCCAGCTCGGCCGGCCGCCCCGCGGCCTGCGCGCCATCGCGCACCGCTGCCCCTGCGGCAACCCGGACGTCGTCGAGACCGCGCCCCGGCTCCCCGACGGCACGCCGTTCCCCACGACGTACTACCTGACCTGCCCGCGCGCCGCCTCCGCCATCGGCACCCTGGAGGCCAACGGCGTGATGAAGGAGATGCAGGCCCGGCTCGCCACCGACCCGGAGCTGGCCGCCGCGTACCGCGCCGCGCACGAGGACTACATCGCGCGCCGCGACGCCATCGAGGTCCTGGAGGGCTTCCCGAGCGCCGGCGGCATGCCCGACCGGGTCAAGTGCCTGCACGTGCTCGTCGGCCACGCGCTGGTGGCGGGCCCGGGCGTGAACCCGTTCGGCGACGAGGCCCTGGCGATGCTGCCCGAGTGGTGGGCGAAGGGCCCGTGCGTCACCCCGTGCGCGGAGAAGGCCGAAGGGTCCGGGACGGCCGGGCAGGGCGAGCAGGCCGAGGCGCCGAAGGGGTCCGCGGAATGA
- a CDS encoding septum formation initiator (Septum formation initiator [Cell division and chromosome partitioning];~Septum formation initiator; pfam04977;~identified by MetaGeneAnnotator; putative;~septum formation initiator [Streptomyces sp. PAMC26508]) encodes MAVKDRDRFSTATRIRLLGEQTAARVYRSQTRRQARRSRLTGRAAFLALVVCSLVVALAYPMRSYVSQQGEIADQKRKAAEAARRVEQLRDEKARLQDPAYIRRLAREHLHYVRPGETGFTVNDPDAADRPRSERGADDRPWYDNLWDGVDNADRH; translated from the coding sequence ATGGCCGTGAAGGACCGGGACCGGTTCTCGACCGCGACCCGGATCAGGCTGCTCGGCGAGCAGACCGCCGCCCGTGTCTACCGCTCCCAGACCCGCCGTCAGGCCCGCCGCTCCCGGCTCACCGGACGCGCCGCCTTTCTCGCGCTCGTCGTCTGCTCGCTGGTGGTGGCGCTCGCGTACCCGATGCGGAGTTACGTGTCCCAGCAGGGCGAGATCGCCGACCAGAAGCGCAAGGCCGCCGAGGCCGCCCGCCGGGTCGAGCAGCTGCGCGACGAGAAGGCCCGTCTCCAGGACCCGGCCTACATCCGCCGGCTGGCCCGCGAGCACCTGCACTACGTGCGGCCCGGCGAGACCGGCTTCACCGTGAACGACCCGGACGCGGCGGACCGCCCGCGTTCCGAGCGGGGCGCGGACGACCGCCCCTGGTACGACAACCTGTGGGACGGCGTGGACAACGCCGACCGCCACTGA
- a CDS encoding phosphopyruvate hydratase (COG: COG0148; Pfam: PF03952,PF00113; InterPro: IPR000941;~Enolase: Enolases are homodimeric enzymes that catalyse the reversible dehydration of 2-phospho-D-glycerate to phosphoenolpyruvate as part of the glycolytic and gluconeogenesis pathways. The reaction is facilitated by the presence of metal ions; cd03313;~dimer interface [polypeptide binding];~enolase; Provisional; PRK00077;~identified by MetaGeneAnnotator; putative;~metal binding site [ion binding];~phosphopyruvate hydratase [Mobiluncus curtisii ATCC43063];~substrate binding pocket [chemical binding]) — MLVPSIDVVVAREILDSRGNPTVEVEVGLDDGSTGRAAVPSGASTGAFEALELRDGDPNRYQGKGVEKAVLAVIEQIGPELVGYDATEQRLIDQAMFDLDATPDKSSLGANAILGVSLAVAHAASEASDLPLFRYLGGPNAHLLPVPMMNILNGGSHADSNVDIQEFMIAPIGAESFSEALRWGTEVYHTLKKVLKDKGLSTGLGDEGGFAPNLGSNREALDLILEAIKQAGYVPGKDVALALDVAASEFYKDGVYEFEGKSRSAAEMTEYYEELVAAYPLVSIEDPLFEDDWAGWKVITDKLGAKVQLVGDDLFVTNPERLARGIEEGSANALLVKVNQIGSLTETLDAVEMAQRNGFKCMMSHRSGETEDVTIADLAVATNCGQIKTGAPARSERVAKYNQLLRIEEILDDAAVYAGRSAFPRFKG, encoded by the coding sequence ATGCTCGTGCCGTCCATCGACGTCGTCGTAGCCCGGGAAATCCTGGACTCCCGAGGCAACCCCACCGTCGAGGTCGAGGTCGGCCTCGACGACGGCAGCACCGGCCGTGCTGCCGTTCCGTCGGGCGCCTCCACCGGTGCGTTCGAGGCTCTCGAGCTTCGCGACGGTGACCCCAACCGCTACCAGGGCAAGGGTGTCGAGAAGGCCGTCCTCGCGGTCATCGAGCAGATCGGCCCGGAGCTCGTCGGCTACGACGCCACCGAGCAGCGCCTGATCGACCAGGCCATGTTCGACCTGGACGCCACCCCGGACAAGTCGTCGCTCGGCGCCAACGCCATCCTCGGCGTCTCGCTCGCCGTCGCGCACGCCGCCTCCGAGGCGTCGGACCTCCCGCTCTTCCGCTACCTCGGCGGCCCGAACGCGCACCTGCTGCCCGTTCCGATGATGAACATCCTGAACGGCGGCTCGCACGCCGACTCCAACGTGGACATCCAGGAGTTCATGATCGCGCCGATCGGCGCGGAGTCCTTCTCCGAGGCCCTGCGCTGGGGCACCGAGGTCTACCACACCCTCAAGAAGGTCCTGAAGGACAAGGGTCTGTCGACCGGCCTCGGCGACGAGGGCGGCTTCGCCCCGAACCTGGGCTCCAACCGCGAGGCCCTCGACCTCATCCTCGAGGCCATCAAGCAGGCCGGCTACGTGCCCGGCAAGGACGTCGCGCTCGCGCTCGACGTCGCGGCGTCCGAGTTCTACAAGGACGGCGTGTACGAGTTCGAGGGCAAGTCCCGCTCGGCCGCCGAGATGACCGAGTACTACGAGGAGCTGGTCGCGGCCTACCCGCTGGTCTCCATCGAGGACCCGCTGTTCGAGGACGACTGGGCCGGCTGGAAGGTCATCACCGACAAGCTCGGCGCCAAGGTCCAGCTCGTCGGCGACGACCTGTTCGTCACCAACCCGGAGCGCCTGGCCCGCGGCATCGAGGAGGGCTCCGCCAACGCCCTCCTGGTGAAGGTCAACCAGATCGGTTCGCTGACCGAGACCCTGGACGCCGTCGAGATGGCCCAGCGCAACGGCTTCAAGTGCATGATGTCGCACCGCTCCGGCGAGACCGAGGACGTCACCATCGCCGACCTGGCCGTCGCCACCAACTGCGGCCAGATCAAGACCGGCGCCCCGGCCCGCTCCGAGCGCGTCGCCAAGTACAACCAGCTCCTGCGCATCGAGGAGATCCTCGACGACGCCGCGGTCTACGCCGGCCGCAGCGCCTTCCCGCGCTTCAAGGGCTGA
- a CDS encoding hypothetical protein (Lysine Motif isa small domain involved in binding peptidoglycan; cd00118;~Transglycosylase-like domain; pfam06737;~identified by MetaGeneAnnotator; putative;~secreted protein [Streptomyces davawensis JCM4913]): MLLSGKGKHRRPSKATRVITLTSVAGVAVAAPLMAAGTASAATASEWDRVAQCESGGNWSINTGNGYYGGLQFSPSTWAAYGGTAYASRADLASKSQQIAVAEKVLASQGKGAWPSCGVGLSGAAYTGSSSSSSSSSSSASSSSSSSSSSASKSTGSGSATGSMTPKRSTEQPTTRGTQRQAPQSTQQAAPKAAPKATAKKTVTTPTGKTVKKGDGEYKVVSGDTLSKIAQAHGVKGGWQKLFKLNKDVVTDADLIYPGQQLHLK; encoded by the coding sequence ATGCTGCTTTCCGGCAAGGGCAAACACCGTCGTCCCTCCAAGGCCACCCGTGTCATCACGCTGACGAGCGTCGCCGGCGTCGCCGTGGCCGCCCCGCTGATGGCCGCGGGCACCGCTTCCGCCGCCACCGCCTCCGAGTGGGACCGCGTCGCGCAGTGCGAGTCCGGCGGCAACTGGTCCATCAACACCGGCAACGGTTACTACGGCGGCCTCCAGTTCTCCCCGTCCACCTGGGCGGCGTACGGCGGCACCGCCTACGCCTCGCGCGCCGACCTGGCCTCGAAGTCCCAGCAGATAGCCGTCGCCGAGAAGGTCCTGGCGAGCCAGGGCAAGGGCGCGTGGCCGAGCTGCGGCGTGGGCCTCTCCGGCGCCGCGTACACCGGCTCCTCCTCGTCCTCCTCGTCGTCCTCCTCCTCGGCGTCGTCCTCCTCCTCTTCCTCGTCGTCCTCGGCGAGCAAGAGCACCGGCTCCGGCAGTGCCACCGGCTCGATGACGCCGAAGCGCTCCACCGAGCAGCCGACCACCCGCGGCACCCAGCGCCAGGCCCCGCAGAGCACCCAGCAGGCCGCTCCGAAGGCCGCCCCGAAGGCGACGGCCAAGAAGACCGTCACCACCCCGACCGGCAAGACGGTCAAGAAGGGCGACGGCGAGTACAAGGTCGTCTCCGGCGACACCCTCAGCAAGATCGCCCAGGCGCACGGCGTCAAGGGCGGCTGGCAGAAGCTGTTCAAGCTGAACAAGGACGTCGTCACGGACGCCGATCTGATCTACCCGGGCCAGCAGCTCCACCTGAAGTGA
- a CDS encoding secreted protein (identified by MetaGeneAnnotator; putative;~sequence version:1) produces MRSGNGRHRRPRQAPAIVVAAGVTGSALALPLLATGSASAADAQTWDRVAECESGGAWSANFGNGLYGGLQFTQDGWERHGGLAYAPSADLASRAQQISVAEKAFAAGDTQWDTCAPIAGLTHDGKAPAVDPGSGARPSASHRPVVESSRTDGLPTEARGDKKSDRGQNGNGQEDRGQSDGDQGDRGRFGTGLGQPGYEQNGNGQNGNGQGGNGQGGDGQGGDGQGYGPTAPGWSADPNPGATTGPAAPDASVTPTTPAAPATPTSPAVPSISIAPAPTGLLAIPGVLLPGTPAVPSTPVTPAVPATPDVSTTPSTPGTTAPGTGQDRGQEESRKQGQGNTKGKHRGDAAPEETGNSDITRESGRHAGTPADAAGKEETRPANGKVAAGNSVTADKADEYIVRSGDSLADIARRTGLSGGWSALYDANKKALGSDPDLIVPGQSLSLGDRDVSSDK; encoded by the coding sequence ATGCGCTCCGGGAACGGACGTCACCGTCGCCCCCGTCAGGCCCCCGCCATCGTCGTCGCCGCGGGAGTGACCGGATCGGCCCTGGCGCTGCCCCTGCTCGCCACCGGCTCCGCCTCCGCCGCCGACGCCCAGACCTGGGACCGGGTCGCCGAGTGCGAGTCGGGCGGCGCGTGGAGCGCCAACTTCGGCAACGGTCTCTACGGCGGCCTGCAGTTCACCCAGGACGGCTGGGAACGGCACGGCGGCCTCGCCTACGCGCCCAGCGCCGACCTGGCCAGCCGGGCCCAGCAGATCTCCGTCGCCGAGAAGGCGTTCGCCGCCGGTGACACCCAGTGGGACACCTGCGCCCCGATCGCCGGCCTCACGCACGACGGCAAGGCACCCGCCGTCGACCCGGGCTCCGGCGCACGCCCCTCGGCGTCGCACCGGCCCGTCGTCGAGTCGAGCCGTACCGACGGCCTGCCGACCGAGGCCCGCGGCGACAAGAAGAGCGACCGCGGACAGAACGGCAACGGCCAGGAAGACCGCGGGCAGTCCGACGGGGACCAGGGCGACCGGGGCCGGTTCGGCACCGGCCTGGGGCAGCCCGGGTACGAGCAGAACGGCAACGGCCAGAACGGCAACGGTCAGGGCGGCAACGGTCAGGGCGGCGACGGTCAGGGCGGCGACGGGCAGGGGTACGGTCCGACCGCGCCCGGCTGGTCCGCGGACCCGAACCCGGGCGCGACGACCGGCCCGGCCGCGCCCGACGCCTCCGTCACCCCGACCACCCCGGCGGCGCCCGCCACCCCGACGAGCCCGGCCGTGCCGAGCATCTCCATCGCCCCGGCGCCGACCGGCCTCCTCGCCATCCCCGGCGTCCTCCTGCCCGGCACGCCGGCCGTCCCGAGCACGCCCGTGACCCCCGCGGTCCCGGCGACCCCCGACGTCTCCACGACGCCGTCCACGCCCGGGACGACCGCCCCCGGCACCGGCCAGGACCGGGGTCAGGAGGAGAGCCGGAAGCAGGGCCAGGGCAATACCAAGGGCAAGCACCGGGGTGACGCCGCGCCAGAAGAGACGGGCAACTCGGACATCACGCGCGAATCCGGGCGCCACGCCGGGACTCCGGCCGACGCCGCGGGCAAGGAAGAGACTCGCCCCGCCAACGGCAAGGTCGCGGCCGGAAATTCGGTCACAGCGGACAAGGCGGACGAATACATCGTCAGGTCGGGGGACAGTCTGGCGGATATCGCGCGCCGCACCGGCCTCTCCGGTGGCTGGTCCGCGCTCTATGACGCCAACAAGAAGGCCCTCGGCTCCGACCCCGACCTCATCGTTCCTGGTCAGAGCCTCAGCCTGGGTGACCGGGACGTCTCGTCCGACAAGTAG
- a CDS encoding cytochrome P450 hydroxylase (Cytochrome P450 [Secondary metabolites biosynthesis,transport, and catabolism]; cl12078;~cytochrome P450 hydroxylase [Streptomyces pristinaespiralis ATCC25486];~identified by MetaGeneAnnotator; putative), which yields MSTPPAPELFTWEFATDPYPAYAWLREHAPVHRATLPSGVEAWLVTRYADARQALADQRLSKNPAHHDEPAHAKGKTGIPGERKAELMTHLLNIDPPDHTRLRRLVSKAFTPRRVAEFAPRVQELTDRLIDGFAERGSADLIHEFAFPLPIYAICDLLGVPREDQDDFRDWAGMMIRHGGGPRGGVARSVKKMRGYLAELIHKKRGEPGDDLISGLIRASDHGEHLTENEAAAMAFILLFAGFETTVNLIGNGVYALLREPGQRTRLQDALAAGERGLLETGIEELLRYDGPVEMATWRFATRPLTIGGQEIPAGDPVLVVLAAADRDPARFDRPDTLDLARRDNQHLGYGHGIHYCLGAPLARLEGQAALATLLTRLPDLRLGADPAELRWRGGLIMRGLRTLPVEFTPAPRVHGN from the coding sequence ATGAGCACACCCCCCGCCCCCGAGCTGTTCACCTGGGAGTTCGCCACCGATCCGTACCCGGCGTACGCCTGGCTGCGCGAGCACGCGCCCGTACACCGGGCGACGCTGCCCAGCGGGGTGGAGGCATGGCTCGTGACGCGGTACGCGGACGCCCGTCAGGCGCTCGCCGACCAGCGGCTGTCGAAGAACCCGGCGCACCACGACGAGCCCGCGCACGCCAAGGGAAAGACCGGCATCCCGGGCGAGCGCAAGGCCGAGCTGATGACGCATCTGCTCAACATCGACCCGCCGGACCACACCCGGCTGCGCCGCCTCGTCTCCAAGGCGTTCACCCCGCGCCGCGTCGCCGAGTTCGCCCCGCGCGTCCAGGAACTCACCGACCGGCTCATCGACGGCTTCGCGGAGCGGGGCAGCGCGGACCTCATCCACGAGTTCGCGTTCCCGCTGCCGATCTACGCGATCTGCGACCTGCTCGGCGTCCCGCGCGAGGACCAGGACGACTTCCGCGACTGGGCCGGGATGATGATCCGGCACGGCGGCGGCCCGCGCGGCGGGGTCGCCCGCTCCGTGAAGAAGATGCGCGGCTATCTCGCCGAGCTCATCCACAAGAAGAGGGGAGAGCCGGGCGACGATCTGATCTCCGGGCTCATCCGGGCCTCGGACCACGGCGAGCACCTCACCGAGAACGAGGCCGCCGCCATGGCCTTCATCCTTCTCTTCGCCGGCTTCGAGACCACCGTCAACCTCATCGGCAACGGCGTCTACGCGCTGCTGCGTGAGCCTGGGCAGCGCACCCGGCTCCAGGACGCGCTCGCCGCGGGGGAGCGGGGCCTGCTGGAGACCGGGATCGAGGAGCTGCTGCGGTACGACGGGCCGGTGGAGATGGCGACCTGGCGGTTCGCCACCCGGCCGCTGACCATCGGCGGGCAGGAGATCCCGGCCGGCGACCCGGTCCTCGTCGTCCTGGCGGCCGCCGACCGCGACCCCGCCCGCTTCGACCGGCCGGACACCCTGGACCTCGCCCGGCGCGACAACCAGCACCTGGGGTACGGGCACGGCATCCACTACTGCCTGGGCGCGCCGCTGGCCCGCCTGGAGGGGCAGGCGGCGCTCGCGACGCTCCTGACCCGGCTGCCGGACCTCCGGCTCGGCGCCGATCCGGCCGAACTGCGATGGCGCGGCGGGCTCATCATGCGTGGCCTGCGGACCCTGCCGGTGGAGTTCACTCCCGCCCCTCGGGTCCACGGCAACTGA
- a CDS encoding tetR family transcriptional regulator (AefR-like transcriptional repressor, C-terminal region; pfam14246;~Bacterial regulatory proteins, tetR family; pfam00440;~KEGG: mlo:mlr4833 transcriptional regulator;~TetR family transcriptional regulator [Streptosporangium roseum DSM43021];~Transcriptional regulator [Transcription]; COG1309;~identified by MetaGeneAnnotator; putative) — protein MDSRSALKHQSILEAATSVFLSKGYAGTSMDDIAKLAAVSKQTVYKHFADKDTLFAEIVLATADGVDAMIGAAAEFHTGAAPGGTDGTGGEDGLEESLTRLAQSFVGTLTQDRVLQLRRLIIANADQFPELGASWYERGFERVLDGLAESFRRLGAEGRLTVPDPTLAAHHFAGLLLWIPVNAAMFHGSAQHTDADLDRYAKEGVRVFLAAYR, from the coding sequence ATGGACAGCCGCTCGGCACTCAAGCACCAGTCGATCCTGGAGGCGGCGACCTCGGTATTCCTGTCCAAGGGATACGCGGGGACGAGCATGGACGACATCGCGAAACTGGCCGCGGTCTCCAAGCAGACCGTCTACAAGCACTTCGCCGACAAGGACACGCTGTTCGCCGAGATCGTCCTGGCGACCGCCGACGGCGTCGACGCGATGATCGGCGCGGCGGCCGAGTTCCACACCGGTGCCGCTCCGGGGGGCACCGACGGAACCGGCGGCGAGGACGGCCTGGAGGAGAGCCTGACCCGGCTCGCCCAGAGCTTCGTCGGCACCCTCACCCAGGACCGCGTCCTCCAGCTGCGCCGCCTGATCATCGCCAACGCCGACCAGTTCCCCGAGCTGGGCGCGAGCTGGTACGAGCGCGGCTTCGAGCGGGTGCTCGACGGCCTCGCCGAGAGCTTCCGGCGGCTCGGCGCCGAGGGGCGGCTCACCGTCCCGGACCCCACGCTCGCCGCGCACCACTTCGCCGGGCTGCTGCTCTGGATCCCGGTCAACGCGGCCATGTTCCACGGCTCCGCCCAGCACACCGACGCCGATCTGGACCGGTACGCGAAGGAAGGGGTGCGGGTCTTCCTCGCCGCCTACCGCTGA
- a CDS encoding alpha/beta hydrolase fold protein (Alpha/beta hydrolase family; pfam12697;~KEGG: ade:Adeh_3125 alpha/beta hydrolase fold-1;~alpha/beta hydrolase fold protein [Streptosporangium roseum DSM43021];~identified by MetaGeneAnnotator; putative), translated as MTVRKVVSADGTAIAYETRGAGPAVVLVGGALMTGAESAELAGLLAERFTVITYDRRGRGDSGDTAPYEPARESEDLEALIQGPAGGSAALFGMSSGAVLALEATARIGGAVTRLALYEPPFVTDGSRPPLPADYVAHLTELIGREAYGDAVEYFMTAAVGVPAEFVAGMRQAPFWASMEAVAHTISYDGRVMGDTMSGHPLPVDRWASVTVPVLVGSGDQGAPHILTGARELAEAGDNFTLRVFPGEEHAIAPQVLAPVLADFFGAPAV; from the coding sequence ATGACCGTGCGCAAGGTCGTTTCCGCCGACGGCACCGCGATCGCCTACGAGACCCGCGGCGCCGGCCCGGCCGTCGTGCTGGTCGGCGGGGCCCTGATGACCGGCGCCGAGTCCGCCGAGCTGGCCGGGCTGCTCGCCGAGCGCTTCACCGTGATCACATACGACCGCCGGGGCCGCGGCGACAGCGGCGACACCGCGCCGTACGAGCCGGCGCGGGAGTCCGAGGACCTGGAGGCGCTGATCCAGGGCCCGGCCGGCGGCTCCGCCGCGCTCTTCGGCATGTCGTCCGGTGCCGTCCTCGCCCTGGAGGCCACGGCCCGGATCGGCGGCGCCGTGACCCGACTCGCGCTGTACGAGCCGCCGTTCGTCACCGACGGCAGCCGCCCGCCGCTGCCCGCGGACTACGTGGCGCACCTGACGGAGCTGATCGGCCGCGAGGCCTACGGGGACGCGGTGGAGTACTTCATGACGGCGGCGGTCGGCGTGCCCGCCGAGTTCGTCGCGGGCATGCGCCAGGCCCCGTTCTGGGCGAGCATGGAGGCCGTCGCGCACACCATCTCCTACGACGGCCGGGTCATGGGCGACACCATGTCCGGGCACCCGCTGCCGGTCGACCGCTGGGCGTCGGTGACCGTGCCGGTGCTCGTCGGCAGCGGCGACCAGGGCGCGCCGCACATCCTGACCGGCGCGCGCGAACTGGCCGAGGCGGGCGACAACTTCACCCTGCGCGTGTTCCCCGGTGAGGAGCACGCGATAGCGCCGCAGGTCCTGGCCCCCGTGCTCGCCGACTTCTTCGGGGCCCCGGCGGTGTGA